Proteins encoded by one window of Bacteroidota bacterium:
- a CDS encoding aldehyde dehydrogenase family protein, giving the protein MAKKNSAGIDLGFNSGWQYAPAPESPDHIRLQQRYQLFINGKFVAPAEGKYFDTINPATESKIASIALAGEKDVHAAVLAARAAHNKYWSKMPGAERGKYIYRIARMIQERARELSIIESMDGGKAIRESRDVDVPLAAAHFFYYAGWADKLNYAFPGKQPSALGVAGQIIPWNFPLLMAAWKIAPALACGNTVVLKPAETTSLTALKLAEIIQDCDLPPGVVNFVTGAGATGAALVNHPDINKIAFTGSTDVGKIIQRSLAGTGKKYTLELGGKAANIVFEDAAIDQAVEGIINGIFFNQGHVCCAGSRLLVQESIKDVLIKKLKRRLDTLIIGNPLDKNTDIGAINSKEQLNKIKSYVNIGINEGGTCYQPSCSIPGKGYFFRPTLFSDVAQSSRIVQDEIFGPVLAIQTFRTPEEAIDKANNTPYGLSGGVWTDKGAKIFKVTSKMRAGVIWANTYNKFDPTSPFGGYKESGVGREGGLHGLDAYLY; this is encoded by the coding sequence ATGGCAAAAAAGAATTCTGCTGGCATTGATTTAGGATTCAATAGCGGATGGCAATATGCACCCGCACCAGAGTCGCCCGATCATATACGCTTACAACAGCGCTACCAATTATTTATTAATGGAAAATTTGTTGCTCCTGCCGAAGGCAAATATTTCGATACCATCAATCCTGCCACCGAAAGCAAAATTGCAAGCATTGCACTTGCCGGTGAAAAAGATGTACATGCAGCGGTGCTGGCAGCACGTGCCGCACACAATAAATATTGGAGCAAGATGCCTGGTGCCGAGCGCGGTAAATATATTTACCGCATAGCACGCATGATTCAAGAACGTGCCCGCGAACTTTCGATAATCGAAAGCATGGATGGAGGCAAGGCCATACGCGAATCACGCGATGTGGATGTGCCTCTGGCAGCTGCACACTTCTTTTACTATGCCGGTTGGGCCGACAAACTTAACTATGCCTTCCCGGGCAAGCAGCCTTCTGCCTTAGGAGTAGCAGGACAAATCATTCCCTGGAATTTCCCCTTACTCATGGCCGCCTGGAAAATTGCACCCGCACTTGCCTGTGGCAATACCGTAGTACTAAAACCTGCCGAAACCACATCGCTCACCGCTCTTAAACTTGCCGAAATTATTCAGGACTGCGACCTACCACCCGGTGTGGTAAACTTTGTAACTGGCGCAGGCGCAACCGGTGCAGCACTTGTAAATCATCCCGACATAAATAAAATTGCATTTACCGGCAGTACCGATGTTGGAAAAATTATACAACGCAGCCTTGCAGGCACAGGCAAAAAATATACACTCGAGCTGGGAGGCAAAGCAGCAAATATTGTTTTTGAAGATGCTGCCATCGATCAGGCTGTTGAAGGCATCATTAATGGAATATTCTTCAATCAGGGGCACGTATGTTGTGCAGGCTCGCGCTTATTGGTACAAGAGAGCATTAAGGATGTACTTATCAAAAAACTAAAACGCAGATTAGATACCCTCATCATTGGCAACCCACTTGATAAAAATACCGATATAGGCGCTATCAATAGCAAAGAGCAATTAAACAAAATAAAGTCCTATGTCAACATAGGAATTAACGAAGGAGGTACGTGCTATCAGCCATCATGCAGCATACCCGGCAAAGGCTACTTCTTCCGCCCGACATTATTCAGCGATGTGGCACAGTCTTCACGCATTGTGCAAGACGAAATATTTGGCCCGGTACTCGCCATACAAACCTTCCGCACTCCCGAAGAAGCTATTGATAAGGCAAACAACACACCCTACGGACTAAGTGGAGGTGTATGGACCGACAAAGGAGCCAAGATATTTAAGGTTACATCTAAAATGCGTGCAGGCGTTATTTGGGCCAACACATACAACAAATTCGACCCCACCTCGCCCTTTGGCGGATACAAAGAAAGTGGTGTAGGACGCGAAGGCGGTTTGCATGGCCTCGATGCATATCTTTATTAG
- the trpS gene encoding tryptophan--tRNA ligase produces MEKVVSGIRSTGNLHLGNYFGAIKNFIKMQDSHECYFFVADYHSLTTHPHPEDLHKSVRTVLVEYLACGIDPEKCTLYVQSDLPQTTELYLLLNMNAYVGELERCTSFKEKIRKQPDNVNAGLLTYPTLMAADILLHRANYVPVGKDQEQHLEMTRTFGNRFNRMYEVDYFPEPVAYNFGTQLVKVPGLDGSGKMGKSEGEGNALYLRDTPEIILKKMKRAVTDSGPTEPNQEKPEPIRNIFALMELVSSADTIAFYNDAYNSCSIRYGDMKKQIAEDMTVFLAPIRERIADIESNHDYIRSVVKLGKEKAAASADETIRFVRDVIGFKVF; encoded by the coding sequence ATGGAAAAAGTTGTAAGCGGGATACGCAGCACGGGGAATCTACATTTGGGAAATTACTTCGGGGCGATTAAGAATTTTATTAAGATGCAGGACTCGCATGAATGCTATTTTTTTGTAGCAGATTATCATTCGCTTACTACGCACCCGCATCCCGAAGATTTGCACAAAAGTGTGCGTACGGTATTGGTTGAATATCTTGCTTGTGGTATTGATCCGGAAAAGTGTACGCTGTATGTGCAGAGCGATTTGCCGCAAACAACGGAGTTGTACTTGTTGCTGAATATGAACGCTTATGTAGGAGAGCTGGAGCGCTGTACATCATTTAAAGAAAAAATTCGTAAGCAGCCCGATAATGTAAATGCCGGTTTACTTACCTATCCCACGCTGATGGCCGCTGATATATTATTACATCGTGCCAACTATGTACCGGTGGGTAAAGATCAAGAGCAGCATTTAGAAATGACACGCACGTTTGGCAATCGCTTTAACAGGATGTATGAGGTTGACTACTTTCCCGAACCGGTGGCCTATAATTTTGGAACGCAGTTAGTAAAAGTTCCGGGCCTTGATGGTTCGGGCAAAATGGGTAAAAGCGAAGGCGAGGGCAACGCGCTATACCTGCGTGATACTCCAGAAATTATTTTGAAGAAAATGAAACGAGCTGTAACCGACAGCGGCCCTACTGAACCAAATCAGGAAAAGCCTGAGCCTATTAGAAATATTTTTGCTTTGATGGAACTGGTATCGTCAGCAGATACCATTGCTTTCTATAATGATGCGTATAATAGTTGCAGCATTCGCTATGGCGATATGAAAAAGCAGATTGCCGAAGATATGACCGTTTTTCTGGCTCCGATACGTGAGCGTATTGCCGATATTGAAAGTAACCATGACTATATACGTAGTGTTGTAAAGCTTGGAAAAGAAAAGGCTGCTGCAAGTGCTGATGAAACTATCCGCTTTGTTAGAGATGTAATTGGATTTAAAGTTTTCTAA